The Cellvibrio polysaccharolyticus genomic interval GGTAACCGACCACGGCGTTGCCTTGCATGTGAAAGACGTTGCCTGGGCTGAGCGGCAAATGTGGGCACCGGATGCGACACAGAAAGACGGTAAAACCTATTTCTATTTTCCGGCACGCAATAAAGATGGCATTTTCCAGGTAGGTGTTGCCGTGGGTGATTCACCGGTGGGGCCTTTCGTTGCCGAACCGGAACCGATCCAAGGCAGCTACTCCATTGACCCTGCGGTACTGGCCGATGACGATGGCAGCTATTATTTGTACGTGGGTGGTTTGTGGGGCGGCCAGCTGCAGAAATACCGCGATCACACTTACAGCGAAGCCAATGAAGAACCGGCTGATGACGAGCCGGCGCTTGGCCCCATCGTGGCGCGTTTAAGTGATGACATGAAAGAGTACGCCGAGCCGCTGCGTGAGATCGTTATTCTCGATGAAAATGGCGAGCCGCTGCTGGCTGGCGATCACGACCGCCGCTATTTTGAAGGCCCCTGGGTGCACAAGCACAATGGCTTGTATTACCTGTCTTACTCCACCGGTAATACCCATTACCTGTGTTATGCCTCCAGCGATAATCCTTACGGCCCCTTTACCTACCGTGGCCGCATTTTGAACCCGGTAGTCGGCTGGACAACCCACCATTCCATCTGCCAGTTTGAAGGCAAATGGTATTTGTTCTATCACGACTCCAGTTTGTCGCAAGGTGTTACCCACTTGCGTTCCATGAAGATGGCGGAACTGACCATTCACGACGACGGTACGATTGAAACCCTTGATCCTTATCAGGATTACCAGGTACCGGCATAACCCTTACCGGTTTGATACTGCCCGCCGGGAGAAATCCCGTGCGGGCTTTTTTATAACAGCCATTTTGTGGGCTATCGCCGCACGATGTTTAAAATGGCTCTGGCCGTTTTTTATGCACTGGAACAACTGCGCCTTAGCGCGTAATATGCGCGCCTGCCCGCATCAAGGCGGGTAACAAATTTTTCACGCTGTATGGGTTCCCTCACCCCATTTAAAAAAGGTTTTTTTATGTCTGCGTTCTATTCCTGGCGGGTTTCCATCCCGCTATTGCTGGTGGCGTTTCACCTGCTGATTATTATTGCCAGCAATTATCTGGTGCAATTACCCCTTTCGTTATTCGGCTGGCACACCACCTGGGGCGCTTTCAGTTTCCCGTTTATTTTTCTCGCCACCGACCTCACCGCACGCATTCTTGGCAAGCACAAAGCACGGCTGGTAATCGCCCGGGTCATGCTGCCAGCGCTGCTGGTGTCTTATATTGTTTCGGTTATTTTTCAGGAGGGAAGCTGGCGCGGTTGGAGTTCACTGGAAGACTGGCACAGTTTTGTGTTTCGCATTTCGCTGGCCAGTTTTTGCGCCTACGTGTTGGGGCAATTGCTGGACATTCAGGTGTTTGATCGCCTGCGACGCTTGCCGCAGTGGTGGATTGCACCGGCAGTATCCGGCATTTTTGGCAATGCGCTGGATACCGCGGCTTTCTTTTCGATTGCCTTTTACCGCAGTGAAAATACCTTTATGGCAGAAAACTGGGTAGAAATTGCCACGGTAGATTACGTGATCAAATTGCTGATCAGTTTTATCTTCTTTCTGCCACTTTACGGCATGTTGCTCAACGCTATTGCCCGGCGCCTGGTGGCAGCACAACACAAACCGTAACAGCCTATCGCAAAAAATCGGCAACCCCGGAGCTTATTGAATCCCATAAACACGGGGTTCCAGCTGCAACGCCTGATAAAGAGTTGTTGAGCAGCGGCTAGTGATTGGGCACCAATACTACCTTGCCAATCAGGTTGCCGGACTCCATTAAACGATGCGCTTCGGCGGCTTCGGCGAAGGGATATTCTGCGCTGATCAGCGGTTTGACTTTCCCCTGGGTGATCAACGGCCACACCTGTTGCTCCAGTTCGCGAGCAATTTGTACCTTGATCAAAGGTGACTGGCCGCGCAGCGTGGAGCCGGTCAGGGTTAACCGTTTGATCATTAACGGCATCAAATCAATATTGACCCGGCTGCCCTCCAGAAAAGCGATAGACACCAGCCGGGCATCGCGCGCCGCCGCCGCAAAATTGCGCTGCACATAGTCACCGCCCACCATATCGAGAATCACATCCACACCGCGTCCGTCGGTGAGCTGCTTGATGACAGCCACGAAATCTTCCTCGCGGTAATTGATCGCTTTGGTGGCCCCCAGGGATTCACAAACCCGACACTTTTCTTCGCTGCCAGCGGTGGCGTAAACTGTCACCCCCATGGCCGCCGCAAGCTGAATGGCGAGAGTGCCAATGCCACTGCTACCACCATGCACCAACAGGGTTTCACCGGGCCGTAACGCGGCGCGCTGCCAGAGGTTATGCCATACGGTAAAAGCCGTTTCCGGCAAAGCCGCCGCTTCCACCAGCGACAAACCGGCCGGTACCTGTAAACACTGGGTGGCCGGTGCCACCGCATATTCGGCATAACCGCCACCGTTCACCAGCGCGCAAACCAGATCGCCCCTTTGCCAGCGGGATACCTGTTTGCCGGTAGCGACCACTTCACCGGCAACTTCAAGGCCGAGCAAGGGAGACGCGTCTGGCGGGGGCGGATAATGGCCCAGCCGCTGCAACACATCCGGCCGGTTAACCCCGGCAGCACTGACACGAATCAGCACTTCATCATCTGCCGGTACCGGTAAATTGCCCTCGGCCATGTGCAGCACGTCAGCGGCACCGGGTTCGCGCACTGCAATGTATTGCATCAATGAGGGAAGCGTGGCCTTTGCAGACATGATAAAAACTCCAGGTCAATAACAGGAAAAATCACGGTTCCAGACGTTCAATTTGCCAACCGCCTTCCAGGGTGCGCAGGTACTGAAAACGGTCATGCAAGCGGTGCGCACCGCCCTGCCAGAACTCTATTTCATGCGGAACCACCCGAAAGCCGCCCCAGAAGTCCGGTAGCGGAATTTCACCCTTACCAAATCGCTGTTTCATTTTTTCGAATTGTTGCATTAATACATCGCGCGACGGGATGCTGCGGCTCTGGCGGGATGCCCAGGCACCCAGCTGACTTTCGCGGGGGCGGGAGACAAAATATTTCAACACTTCAGGGGTAGACAGCTGCTCGGCAACGCCGCAAACCTTGACCTGGCGTTGCAATAAATACCAGGGAAAATGCAGGCTGATTTTCGGGTTGTGTTGCAGCTCGACAGCCTTGCGGCTGCCGAGGTT includes:
- a CDS encoding glycoside hydrolase family 43 protein, with the translated sequence MSEKTDHIDFETLNAKAISQPLVTNMYTADPSAHVFDGKIYIYPSHDIDAGIPFNDNGDHFGMEDYHVYSMESPDGAVTDHGVALHVKDVAWAERQMWAPDATQKDGKTYFYFPARNKDGIFQVGVAVGDSPVGPFVAEPEPIQGSYSIDPAVLADDDGSYYLYVGGLWGGQLQKYRDHTYSEANEEPADDEPALGPIVARLSDDMKEYAEPLREIVILDENGEPLLAGDHDRRYFEGPWVHKHNGLYYLSYSTGNTHYLCYASSDNPYGPFTYRGRILNPVVGWTTHHSICQFEGKWYLFYHDSSLSQGVTHLRSMKMAELTIHDDGTIETLDPYQDYQVPA
- a CDS encoding 7-cyano-7-deazaguanine/7-aminomethyl-7-deazaguanine transporter, whose translation is MSAFYSWRVSIPLLLVAFHLLIIIASNYLVQLPLSLFGWHTTWGAFSFPFIFLATDLTARILGKHKARLVIARVMLPALLVSYIVSVIFQEGSWRGWSSLEDWHSFVFRISLASFCAYVLGQLLDIQVFDRLRRLPQWWIAPAVSGIFGNALDTAAFFSIAFYRSENTFMAENWVEIATVDYVIKLLISFIFFLPLYGMLLNAIARRLVAAQHKP
- a CDS encoding NAD(P)H-quinone oxidoreductase, which codes for MSAKATLPSLMQYIAVREPGAADVLHMAEGNLPVPADDEVLIRVSAAGVNRPDVLQRLGHYPPPPDASPLLGLEVAGEVVATGKQVSRWQRGDLVCALVNGGGYAEYAVAPATQCLQVPAGLSLVEAAALPETAFTVWHNLWQRAALRPGETLLVHGGSSGIGTLAIQLAAAMGVTVYATAGSEEKCRVCESLGATKAINYREEDFVAVIKQLTDGRGVDVILDMVGGDYVQRNFAAAARDARLVSIAFLEGSRVNIDLMPLMIKRLTLTGSTLRGQSPLIKVQIARELEQQVWPLITQGKVKPLISAEYPFAEAAEAHRLMESGNLIGKVVLVPNH
- the pdxH gene encoding pyridoxamine 5'-phosphate oxidase, encoding MNLEHFRQEYTQGGLDRSDLDDNPMVQFKRWMEQTIATGMPDPNAMTVATVDEIGQPSQRIVLLKQADDRGFVFFTNLGSRKAVELQHNPKISLHFPWYLLQRQVKVCGVAEQLSTPEVLKYFVSRPRESQLGAWASRQSRSIPSRDVLMQQFEKMKQRFGKGEIPLPDFWGGFRVVPHEIEFWQGGAHRLHDRFQYLRTLEGGWQIERLEP